Genomic DNA from Podospora pseudoanserina strain CBS 124.78 chromosome 4, whole genome shotgun sequence:
GCCAGCCGGCTCCAGATTCATGTCGTCCATTCATGATGCCCGCTGTGGGCAGTCAAGCAACCAATCTTTCCTGTCCGTCGTTGCGACCAGTCATGTTtcacgaaaaagaaaaaaaaagaaaatgtcGAAGCTGACCAAGCTGTGTGTTACGGCAGGTACCGGAACGGGCATATGGGCAATAGAAGGTAAGTGGCTCAGAAAGTTTCCTTTGATTCATTGGTGCGGAGACTTGCAGGAACGGTAGTCGTCGATGAGTGCACACTGCAGAAGCATACTCACATGACAAGGGCAACCGCATAAATCACTTCAGAAAACACTGCTGACAACTGACTTTCGCTAGTCGGCGACAAatacccaaacaccacaGTCACCGGCATCgacctctcccccatccagCCAAACTACGTCCCCGAGAACGTCCACTTCTTCGTCGACGACTTTGACGAAGAATGGGTCGACCCGGACGACAAGTACGACTTTATCCACATCCGAAATGTGATGCACTCCGTGACGGATACAAAAGCGCTGCTTTCGCGGGTGATGCGGTAAGCTTggatcaccccctcccaccttcCACCATCTATCTGCATCTAACCCACCCCTGCTAGCCACCTCAAACCAGGAGGCTATATCGAAATCCAAGACCTAgacatcacccccctctccgacgacgacaccctcacccccacgACCCCCTACGCCCTACGGGATTTTCTAAAATACATGGCCGCCGGGCTCGCAGCCCTGGGCTCGCACATGCACGCCGTCCACAAACTACCCGATGAGCTCGAAGCGGCTGGCTTCGAAGACATCAAGAAATCCAAACACAAAGCGCCCATAGGGATGTGGCCCAAGGACAAGAGGTTACGACTTTGCGGGTTGTTTTTGaggacggcgatgatggacGGGCTGAGGGGTGTGAGCCAGAGGCCGATGGCGGCGTTGGGGTGGACGCCGCTGCAAAttgagatggtgttggtcAATGTGAGGAAGGCGTTGATGGATCCAAAGGTGCATGCGTATTTTACTTTTCATGTCATCTATGCTAGGAAACCGCTGCAGGCAGGAGGGGGTCCTGGGTCTGATGAACCATGACGACGTGAGGGGCCTATCCATCTGGAAATGAAATACGGCAAGCGCCACCGGAACTGTGTAAATAGGTGATGAAATCAAAGTATATTATCCATCATGCTGATTACATTACACACACCAACACTCTCTGCCCAACCGAACACGGAGACAGTGAACTGAAGCCTCAGTATCTACGAATCGCCGACTCGCCCCAGGAAACAGGAAGGTGTTCACTCTTATAAGAACTAGAGCACGGTCCTGCCTCATCCGCTTGGGCTGGGACTCCTACCAGCGGGAACTCGTCCACCATCGACCTTCCCATCTCGCACTCTGCGCAAAGGCGGTATGCTGATGGTTGCCGTACAAAGACATGCCGAATGTACTGGCCACATTCACAGCAGTGTTCACTCATGGCcagtggtgttgttgcttcTCCAGATTCTGCTGTGTTTGATAATGCGGGCGTGGGTGTGGGGAAGAAAGCTGCTTCCCagtctgatgatgatgcaggGGTTCGCACCCCATTTGAATACGATGAGGCAGGTGTTGGCAACCCTGCGGAAGAtgggggcgaggaggcagCATCGGTTCGGGGCATGGtattggtttgggaggtgaCATTACTAAGTTGGGAGCTGTCGTTGGCTTCGGAGGTgctatcaccaccacacatGGGGGCATTCATGCCGTTGCTTGTCCCGCTTCGAAGACCAAAGGTTTTGGCT
This window encodes:
- a CDS encoding hypothetical protein (EggNog:ENOG503PB59; COG:S), coding for MLQEVSGCFNKEAKSDNSWPAGSRFMSSIHDARCGQSSNQSFLSVVATSHVSRKRKKKKMSKLTKLCVTAGTGTGIWAIEVGDKYPNTTVTGIDLSPIQPNYVPENVHFFVDDFDEEWVDPDDKYDFIHIRNVMHSVTDTKALLSRVMRHLKPGGYIEIQDLDITPLSDDDTLTPTTPYALRDFLKYMAAGLAALGSHMHAVHKLPDELEAAGFEDIKKSKHKAPIGMWPKDKRLRLCGLFLRTAMMDGLRGVSQRPMAALGWTPLQIEMVLVNVRKALMDPKVHAYFTFHVIYARKPLQAGGGPGSDEP